The Halovivax ruber XH-70 genome includes the window CGGTGGGACACCCTCCGTCCGTGCGGCAGACGTCCTGGGTGACCGAACCGACGTCGTCGGTCCCGTCCTGCTCGAGGAAGGACTCGCCGTCCACGAGTCGTACGGCTGGTGACCACGTTCGACGCCGCGGGTGGGCGACTCGCGGGTTCGTCGAATCACCACCGTTTTCACCGCCCGTCCCGTCGGCGCGGACATGGGAAACCCAACGGCAACCCTGCACACGAGTGAGGGCGACATCGAGATCGAACTGTACGAAGAGCGGGCTCCGCGAACCGTGGAGAACTTCCTGAACCTGGCCGAGCACGATCCGGCGGCCGACGACGAACCCGCTCCCGACACGACGACCTGGACCGACCCCGAGTCCGGCGAGACACGCGGTGACTCGCTGTACGCCGGCGTCCCCTTCCACCGCGTCATCGAGGGCTTCATGATCCAGGGCGGTGACCCGACGGGAACTGGCCGCGGCGGCCCCGGCTACGAGTTCGACGACGAGTTCCACGACGAACTCCGCCACGACGGCCCCGGCAAACTCTCGATGGCCAACTCCGGCCCCAACACGAACGGCTCGCAGTTCTTCATCACCCTCGACGCCCAGCCCCACCTCGACGACCGACACGCGGTCTTCGGCGAGGTCACCGACGGCATGGACGTCGTTAGCGACATCGGCTCGACCGACGTCGACGCCAACGACAAACCGACCGACCCGATCACGATCGACTCCGTCACCCTCGACGACGAGTAAGTCCCACTCCCTGCATTCCGCTTCGGAGTGAATAGAAATATTAATGGTTCTTGATCCCAACCGTCGAAGTACCTGACGAGAGTCAGGGATGGGGGGTCGGTGAAGCTGATGGGGGTCCGCTTCGCCGACGTTTTTCTCTTTCGGACAGGTACCTTGCCTTCCAGTCGCTTCGCTCCTACCACTGGCAAACTCTCACCAAAAACCGCACCAGCAATGCGCCGCCCAACCGAACACCGAAACACCCATCCACACCCCCAAGCAATGGGCAGATGCATTCCCGCGAGGGTAGCCAAGCAAGGCCAACGGCGGTGGGCTTAAGACCCGCTCCCGTAGGGGTCCTTGGGTTCAAATCCCAACCCTCGCATTTGTGCTGCGAGCAATTCGCGAGCAGCGGCAATCGAGAAGGGATTTGAACCACGCGAGTCGCAGCGACCGAGCGAAGCGAGGGCGACCGTCTCGCCATCGGGTTCAAATCCCAACCCTCGCATGCGAGAGACGAACGTCAGTGAGTCTCTCGGTTTTGCGAACGGCGAGCGGAGCGATCCGTGAGCGTCTCGAACGAACGTGAGAGACGTGTCTGCGTAACGCGGGATTTGAGGACGTCAGTCGTAGCCCGCGCAGGGAACGTGGTGGGTAAGCAGGACGGTTTGGGCGTAGCTTGAACCTCATCAGTCACCGGCGTGATCCGACATCACATTCGAGTTGGAGGGTGTGATGAATTTGAAGAAGTTAGGAAAATTAGAACAATCTTCTATATGTTACATGCTGCAGCGATCGAATGCTGTGTTTCCTTCTTGGGCGTAATATTCGGCGTCGTTCCAGTTCCTACGATTCGCCGCGGCGGCGGACTTTGCCCAGTAATCTGTACCTTCTCGTAGTGCATCCACATAACAACGCGTCTCCACAACATCAGATTCAAATGACGCTGGCAGATCTGGGTCGTTTTCCAATTCGGAGAGTCGTCCCTCACTTTGTGCAAACGTATCTCTCGCTTCTTCAAACTTCTCTTGGGAACTATGCCAATTTTCGGCTTCATAATCCTCGAACCCACCCATGAGAACTGGCATTCCCTCGGCGAAGAGATCAAAACTGTTTATCAATTCTCCTACAACATTCAACGTTTCTTCTTCAAATTGCAGCTCATCGCCAAGATCTTCTACCTCCAATCGGCCCTCTTCGTCCAATAGTTCCTGATCTATGTCATTATACGCTGATTGGGTTTCAGTCAGCGCTTTTTCGGTTTCGTCAAATCCCGACACGCACTCCTTAATTTTCTTGTTTGCATCTTCCCACCTTTCGGCCGAAGATAGTGAACCGAAACTGTCCATGCAATGCTTCTGATCAACTAATAATGCGTTATAACTCGCTGCTTTGCGCTGGTATTTTGCAATGGCCTCTGCATTGTCTATTTTTGCCGACAGTTCATCATCCGCACCGCTTTTCGCCTCATCTAAATGCTGCTCGGCAGAATTGACACGGCGGTGAATCTCTTCCTTGTTAAATGAATCCGGCAACTCTTCCTGCGAACCGTATTCGTTGAAAACTTCACTATTTTGCTTGAGTAAGTCAACCGCACTATTGTACTCCTCGGCAGAATTATTGGCTTGCTCCCCGTCAGTGAGACATCCAGCTGCTGACGCAGTTACTCCAGCTACAATCGTGGCGCACCCACCACGAAGCATTGTCCGTCTAGTGTACATCAATTACAAATAGAAATGATATGTTGCTAAATAGTTGTTGCGAAAGGTTCGGACACCCATTCACAAATGAATACTATGTGGTAGCCCACGGCATGTTTTATAAACCATGTGAATTTGGCATCTTATATTTCCTAACCCCGACGAGCGTGTGCTTTCAATCGCTCCGAGAACTCGGAGAGGTTCATCGCGGCGGCACAGTCCGGACAACAGAACCGCTCCGCGGTCTGGTAGTCGTGTGAGAGCGCGGCCGGCGGCTCGGAGACGAGCCGAAAGAGCCGCGCCGGTGCCACGTCCCGATCACACCGATAGCACTCCTGATCGTGAGCCGTATCGCCGGTCCCGTCACGCTCTCGCTCGACGGATTTCATCCGAGCACCTCGCAGTTCTGTCGGTCGAACTGCTCGAAGCGACTCGGCCCCCAATCCCGGAAAACGAAGCTTCGAGACGGGTAGCGATACGACTCTCTAGGCAACGGCCGTGCGAGACCTTTTTGTCTCGATGGTGTGTTGCGGAACATGGCTGACAAAATCCCGTGAAGGATTTGGAAGCCACGTCTCGGGTGCTCTAACACCCGGGGCACTTTCGTACCCGTGCGGACGCGGCTTCCGTGCGAATGGTCGACGTAATGGATAATATAGCTACTGGTTAGCGGATAGGATCAAGCGAACAGTGACCCAAATAGAATGGCTGGTCGTGCTCTCGAACCTGGTCACTCCAGCTTGCAGAACTGGTGCATTCGCTACCGATGCGCCGATCGCTCGACGTACGCGTCGATCACTTTCTGCTCGGCACGTCGGAGGTGTTCGGCCGCCGTTCGGCGGGTGACGTCCAGCTCCGTCCCGATGGCCTCGGCGGTCACCTCGCGCGGTCGCTCGTAGTAGCCGCGTTCGTGGGCGGTCGTGAGCGCTTCCCGTTGCCGTGGTGACAGCGTCGGCGCCGTGTCGAACGGGGACCGCCCCCGGTTTTCACCCGCGTCCGGCTGGTCGAACGAGCGCTTGGATTCGACGGTGACCGAACTCTCGTCGACGAGATCGCGGTACAGCGCTGTGAGGTCGTCCGGGTCGAGTGCGAGCACCTGGACGAGCTTGGTACCGCGTTCGTACCGTAGCGGCGGGACGAGGAGACACCCGTGTCGCCGGAGGGAGCGATCCACAGTGCCGCCCTCCTCGCCGAGGCAGTCCGCGGTGACGGCCAGGGTTCGATCGCCGCGGTCGATTCGGTCACCGACGCCGACACGTTCGTCGACAGCCGCGAGGACGGCGGTCGGGTCGCCGCGGATCGAGAGCAGGTCCGCGTGGTCGTTACACCAGAGTGCGACGGTGGTGTCGGTCCCGGCCGTCGGCTCGCCGTACGGACCGGCGGGTTCGAGGCGGAACGTCGCTTCGTGCATGCAGGCGACTCGTCCCGGACGTACTTCAACCCACCTCCATGCGGTGGGGTGAGACGTTTTGACGGACGCGGTCGAGAGACAGGTATGCAGGACACTTCCGAGCCGTTCGACCGTGGTGAGCCCAGCGACACCTGGCGGGCGTACCAGGGTGCGTCGACTGGCACCGAGATCGAGTGCGAGGGGTGGCGTCAGGAGGCCGCCCTCCGGATGCTCAACAACAACCTCGATCCCGAGGTGGCCGAGAAACCCGAGGAGCTCGTCGTCTACGGCGGGACCGGGAGCGCGGCCCGGAGCTGGGATGCCTACGACGCCATCGTCGAGGAGTTGCGGGATCTCGCGGACGACGAGACGCTGCTCGTCCAGAGCGGCAAGCCAGTCGGGCGCTTTCGGACGCACGAGCGGGCCCCGCGGGTGCTGATCGCCAATTCGAATCTCGTGGGGAAGTGGGACGACTGGGAGCACTTCCACGAGCTCGAAGCCGAGGGCAAGATCATGTACGGCCAGATGACCGCGGGGTCGTGGGCGTACATCGGCACGCAGGGGATCATCCAGGGAACCTACGAGACGCTCGCCGCGCTCGCACGCGCAGAGTACGACGAGACGGACCTCGAGGGTCGCATCGTCGTCACCGGTGGGCTCGGCGGAATGGGCGGCGCCCAGCCGCTGGCCGTCACCATGAACGGCGGCGTCTGCATCGCGGCGGAGGTCGACGAGGAGCGCATCGACCGCCGGATCGAGACGGGCTACTGTCAGGAGAAGACCGACGACCTCGACGAAGCCATCGAGCGCGCCGAGGCGGCCGCCGCGGCGGGTGAATCGTACAGCGTCGGCGTGCACATGAACGCCGCGGACATGCTCGAAGCGATGCTCGAACGCGAGTTCGTGCCCGACATCGTCACCGACCAGACGAGCGCCCACGACGCCCTCGAGGGCTACTATCCGTCGGGGTACACCGTCGCCGAGGCCGACTCGCTCCGCGACGAGGATCCGGATCGCTACGTCGAAGAGAGCATCGACACGATGGAACGCCACGTCCAGGGTATCCTCGACCTGCAGGAATGCGGCGCGATCGCCTTCGAGTACGGGAACAACATTCGTGGCCAGGTACAGGACGAGCGCGGGATGGAAACGGCGTTCGACTTCCCCGGCTTCGTCCCAGCGTACATCCGCCCGCAGTTCTGCGAGGGCCGTGGCCCCTTCCGCTGGGCCGCGCTCTCCGGCGATCCCGAGGACATCTACCGCACGGACGAGGCCGTCCTCGACCTGTTCCCCGAGAAGGAGTCGTTAGGGCGCTGGATCGAACTCGCCCAGGAGCAGGTACAGTTCCAGGGACTGCCGTCGCGGGTGTGCTGGCTGGGGTATCACACTGGTGAAGATGGGCTTACCGAGCGCGCCCGCTTCGCCCTGCGGATCAACGACCTCGTCCGCGAGGGTGAGATCACGGCGCCGATCGTCGTCACCCGCGATCACCTGGACGCCGGTTCCGTCGCGAGCCCCAACCGCGAGACCGAGGCCATGCGCGACGGCACCGACGCCGTGGCCGACTGGCCGATCCTGAACGCCCTGCTCAACTGCGCGGCGGGCGCGGACATCGTCTCGGTTCACGACGGTGGCGGCGTCGGCATCGGCAACGCCCTGCACACGAACAACCACGTCGTCCTCGACGGGACGGAGCAGGCGGCCGAGACCGCGAAGCGCGTGTTCACGACGGATCCCGGGATGGGCGTGATTCGCCACGCCGACGCGGGCTACGAGGAGGCCCTCGACACCGCTCGCGAGTCGGACGTCGCGATCCCCATGCGCGATCGAGGTGGTGACTGATGGCCGAAGCCACGATTTCGAACCCACCGGCCTGGGAGTCGTCGGCGACCGACCCGAACGACGAGACGTTCGGCGACGTGATCGAGTCCGCGACCCTGGACGCGGCGGGCACACCGGCGGACGTGACGACCGCAGGCGAGTTCGACGCCGTCCTCCTCGGCGAACCGTACGACGGCGCCGTCATCGGCCGGCGCGGAGCTCGTGAGGGGCCCGGTGCGATTCGCGAGGCGCTGGCCGGCGTCAAGACGCATCACGTCGACGCGGGTCCCGTCGGGCGCGTGGGGGACCTGGGCGACGTGGCATGGCCGACGGACGCCGTGGATCTCGACGAGCAGGCCGACGTCGCCGCCGTCCAGGCACTCACCGAGTCGGTGACCGCCGACCTCCACGCGACCGACGCCCTGCCCGTCTTCCTCGGTGGCGACAACTCGCTCACCGTCCCGAACGTCGCGCCCCTCCTCGAGTCGGGGTCGGTCGGCGTCCTCAACTTCGACGCCCACCTCGACGTGCGCGAGCCCGCGGATGGGCCGTCTTCCGGGACGCCCTACCGGCAGTTGCACGACCGCGGCCTCGACGCCTACGCCGTCGTCGGTGCGCGCCACTTCGAGACGTCGACGACGTACGTCGAGTGGCTCCAGGGCGAAGGCGGTGCGGTGGTGACCGCGGAGGCCGTCGGCGAGGATCGCGACGCGGCGCTCGACCGGGCGTTGCGGACGGTCTCCGGCGTGGACTACCTCTACGTCAGCGTCGACCTGGACGTCCTCGATGCGCCGGCGGCGCCGGGGGTCAGCGCGCCGACGCCCGGTGGCCTCACCGCACGGGAACTCTTCGCGTGTGTGCGAGAAGCCTGCGCCGACGATCGCCTCGCCGGGTTCGAGGTTGTCGAGTGCGCGCCCGGCCTGGACGACGGCGATCGAACGGCGCGGGCCGCCGCCCGGACGGTCGTGCATGGCCTCGCCGGCTACGGTGCCGGGGGTGAGGCCAGTGTCTGAACTCGACGCGGTCGTCCACGACGCCGCGGAGGTCGTCGTCGGTCCGGACTCGGACGCCACCGGCACGGACGTGACCCTCGAACGGTACGAGGACGCCGCCGTCGCGATCGTCGACGGGTCAGTGGCTGCCGTCGGGCCCACGGACGAGGTGACGCGCGAGTACCCGCCGGCGAACGCCGAGACGGCCGTCGACGCCACTGGCCGGAGCGTGATCCCCGGCTTCGTCGACTCACACACCCACAGCGTCTTCGCTGGCGATCGCTCCGACGAGTTCGCCGCCCGGCTTCGGGGGGCGGACTACCAGGAGATCCTGGCCGAGGGTGGCGGCATCCTCCGGACTGTTCGCGCCGTTCGCGAAGCGAGCGACGACGAACTCGTCGCGAACCTGACGGCCCAGCTCGATGCGGCTCTCGAACACGGGACGACGACGATCGAGGTCAAGTCCGGTTACGGGCTCGACCGCGAGACGGAGCTTCGCCTGCTCGCGGCCATCGACCGGGCGGGCGAGTCGCATCCGGTCGACGTGGTTCCGACGTTCATGGGCGCCCACGCCGTCCCCGAAGACGAGGACGCAGCGGGGTACACCCAGCGGGTGATCGACGAGCAACTCCCGGCCGTCGCCGACCAGGGCATCGCGACCTTCTGCGACGTCTTCTGCGAGGAGGACGTCTTCACGCCCGAGCAGAGCCGCCGGATTCTGGAAGCGGGTCGCGAACACGGACTCACCCCGAAGATTCACGCAGAGGAGTTCGCCCGCACCGGCGGCGCCCAGATTGGGGCGGACGTCGGGGCCGTCAGCGCCGATCACCTCCTGCGTGCGACGGACGAGGACGCCGCGGCGCTCGCCGAGGCCGACGTGGTTGCGACCCTGCTTCCCGCGGCGGCGTTCTCGCTCGACACGGAGTACGCCGATCCGACGCAGTTCCGCGAGGCGGGTGCGACCGTCGCGCTGGCCTCCGACTTCAACCCAAACTGTCACGCACAGTCGATGGGGTTTACCGTCGCGCTGGCCTGTGCGAAGATGAAGATGACCCCCGAAGCCGCGCTTACAGCGGCCACCCGCGGCGGCGCGCGAGCACTCGACGCCGGCGACGGCGGAGCGAGCGGTGTTCCCACGGCCGCCGGTACGATTCGCCCCGGCGCTCCCGGTGATCTGCTCGTACTCGACGCACCGAGTTACGTCCACGTTCCCTACAGCTTCGGCGTGAATCGCGTCGACACCGTCCTCAAGGGAGGCGAGCGCGTCCATGGGTGAGCCGACCGACCGCGCCCGGCGACCGACGGGGGACGACCCCGTTCGTGTCGACGGCGAGACGCTCACGCCTGCCGACGTCGAACGCGTCGCCAGACTCGGCGCGCCGGTCGAACTGACGGACGAGGCGATGGCGAACGTCCAGACCGCGCGAGAGCGAATCGAAGACGTCGTCGCCTCGGGCGAGCCAGTCTACGGCGTCAACACCGGGTTCGGCGAACTCGTCGACGAGCGGATCGAACCCGACGAACTCGAGCGACTCCAGCACAACCTGCTGCGGAGCCACGCCTCTGGCGCCGGCGACGAACTCGGTCGCGAGGCCGTGCGCGCGATGTTGGTCACCCGGCTGAACGCCCTCGCGAAGGGCCACTCCGGCGTCCGCCCGATCCTCGTCGACCATCTCGTGACGATGCTGAACGAGGGGATTCACCCGGTCGTCCGGTCCCGGGGCAGCCTCGGCGCCAGTGGCGACCTCGCGCCCCTCTCGCACATGGCGCTGGTCCTGATCGGTGAGGGCGAAGCAATCGTCGACCGGAGCGATGGGGCGACCGATGGCCGCGATTCGGGTGCGGCCACCGACCGAGCCGACGAACCGATGACAGGCCGGCGACTTCCGGGCGACGAGGCGCTCGCGACCGCGGGGCTCGACCCGCTGTCGCTCGCCCCGAAGGAGGGGCTGGCGCTGATCAACGGCACGCAACTCACCGTCGGCCTGGCGGCGCTGCTCGTCGTCGACGCCGAACGCGTCGTCGAGGCGGCCGACGCGGCCGGCGCACTCACGACGGAGGTGACGATGGGTTCCACGGTTCCTTCCCACCCCGTGCTGTCCGAGGTTCGTCCTCATTCGGGCCACCGCGAGAGCGCCAAGCGAATCCGGTCGTTGACGGCCGACTCGGAGATCGTCGAGTCCCATCGGAACTGTGATCGGGTGCAGGACGCCTACTCGCTGCGGTGTCTCCCGCAGGTCCACGGCGCGGTTCGCGAGGCCGTGGCCCACCTCCGCGAAGCCGTCGCGATCGAACTCAACAGCGCGACGGACAACCCGCTCGTCTTCGACGCCGACGATGCCGATCCGCGTGCGAGCGGGACGGATCGAGCGGCGGTCCTCTCCGGCGGCAACTTCCACGGCGAACCGCTCGCGCTCCGACTCGACTACATCACGGCGGCGCTGACCGAACTCGCCGCCATCAGCGAACGACGGGTCGACCGCCTCCTGAACCCGAACCTCCAGGAGGATCACCTCCCACCGTTCCTGGCGACCGAGAGTGGCGTCGAGTCGGGCTACATGATCGCCCAGTACACCGCCGCGTCGCTGGTCAATGAGAACCGCTCGCTGGGTCGCGCCGCGACGGACAACACACCCGTCTCCGGCGGTCAGGAGGATCACGTCAGCATGAGCGCCCAGGCCGCCGATCACGCTCGGACAGCACTCGCGAACGCACGCCACGTCGTCGCGACGGAGCTCTGCGCGGCCGCCGAGGCGGCCGAGTACGTCGACGACGACCTGACTCACGGCGTCGGCACCAGCGTCGTCTACGACCTGGTACGCGAGCGCGTCCCGCCGCTCGACGGCGACCGCCCGCTCACCGACGATATCGAGGCGGCGGCCGACGTGGTGGCGGACGGGACGCTCACTCGTGAACTCTGGTCGGTCGTGGAGTCGTAGCCGAGCGACCCGACCGACTGCGCAACGCACTTTTCCCGTCGTCCCGTCTCCCTGCCAATGGCAGACGAGACACTACCGGAACCGGTGGACGCCGCACTCGCGGCCCACGATGCGTTCGAGCCGACCGACGACGGCTACGCCCTGACGACGACGGTCTTCGACGCGCGAGTGACCGCGTCCGCGGCCGAGGCTGACCGCGATGGTGAATTTTCCGTCGTCGCCACGGTCCCGACGCTCTCGGCGGCGACCGTCGACGAAGTCGCCCGTGTGGTCGAAGACGACTGGTTCGAGACGTTCGATCGCCGTCTCGCGGACGTCTTCGGCGTCGCGACCACCAGCACGCACGACGAGCCGATCGTCGAGCGTGACGTTCCGGCTGGCGAGGTGACCGTGACGCTGAAGTACGTCTCGTGGGACGCCGCCGAGGGCGTTGCGGACGCGAAAGCGATGGTCGAGTTCGTCGAGGGGACGTACGCGCAGGGGCTCATACCCGGCTACGAGTATCGCGGCGAGGCGGCGACGCTCCGTACGAATGCACAGCAACGAGGTCAGGAGGCGGTCGACGACGGTGGATCGCCATTGTAAGGAACCGGGGGCGGCCGGGCGGAAGCCGACGTGGTCGACGAGTCTGTGCCGTACTTGCGAGCAACGTGTCGGTCGCGATCAGTCCATGGCGATGTAGGTTTGCGTGCCTTCGACGCCGTCGATCCCCTGGATCGCGGTCGCCGCGACGTCCTTGATGGCGGCCGGGGAGTC containing:
- the hutU gene encoding urocanate hydratase, translating into MQDTSEPFDRGEPSDTWRAYQGASTGTEIECEGWRQEAALRMLNNNLDPEVAEKPEELVVYGGTGSAARSWDAYDAIVEELRDLADDETLLVQSGKPVGRFRTHERAPRVLIANSNLVGKWDDWEHFHELEAEGKIMYGQMTAGSWAYIGTQGIIQGTYETLAALARAEYDETDLEGRIVVTGGLGGMGGAQPLAVTMNGGVCIAAEVDEERIDRRIETGYCQEKTDDLDEAIERAEAAAAAGESYSVGVHMNAADMLEAMLEREFVPDIVTDQTSAHDALEGYYPSGYTVAEADSLRDEDPDRYVEESIDTMERHVQGILDLQECGAIAFEYGNNIRGQVQDERGMETAFDFPGFVPAYIRPQFCEGRGPFRWAALSGDPEDIYRTDEAVLDLFPEKESLGRWIELAQEQVQFQGLPSRVCWLGYHTGEDGLTERARFALRINDLVREGEITAPIVVTRDHLDAGSVASPNRETEAMRDGTDAVADWPILNALLNCAAGADIVSVHDGGGVGIGNALHTNNHVVLDGTEQAAETAKRVFTTDPGMGVIRHADAGYEEALDTARESDVAIPMRDRGGD
- the hutI gene encoding imidazolonepropionase, encoding MSELDAVVHDAAEVVVGPDSDATGTDVTLERYEDAAVAIVDGSVAAVGPTDEVTREYPPANAETAVDATGRSVIPGFVDSHTHSVFAGDRSDEFAARLRGADYQEILAEGGGILRTVRAVREASDDELVANLTAQLDAALEHGTTTIEVKSGYGLDRETELRLLAAIDRAGESHPVDVVPTFMGAHAVPEDEDAAGYTQRVIDEQLPAVADQGIATFCDVFCEEDVFTPEQSRRILEAGREHGLTPKIHAEEFARTGGAQIGADVGAVSADHLLRATDEDAAALAEADVVATLLPAAAFSLDTEYADPTQFREAGATVALASDFNPNCHAQSMGFTVALACAKMKMTPEAALTAATRGGARALDAGDGGASGVPTAAGTIRPGAPGDLLVLDAPSYVHVPYSFGVNRVDTVLKGGERVHG
- a CDS encoding helix-turn-helix domain-containing protein, whose translation is MHEATFRLEPAGPYGEPTAGTDTTVALWCNDHADLLSIRGDPTAVLAAVDERVGVGDRIDRGDRTLAVTADCLGEEGGTVDRSLRRHGCLLVPPLRYERGTKLVQVLALDPDDLTALYRDLVDESSVTVESKRSFDQPDAGENRGRSPFDTAPTLSPRQREALTTAHERGYYERPREVTAEAIGTELDVTRRTAAEHLRRAEQKVIDAYVERSAHR
- a CDS encoding peptidylprolyl isomerase; protein product: MGNPTATLHTSEGDIEIELYEERAPRTVENFLNLAEHDPAADDEPAPDTTTWTDPESGETRGDSLYAGVPFHRVIEGFMIQGGDPTGTGRGGPGYEFDDEFHDELRHDGPGKLSMANSGPNTNGSQFFITLDAQPHLDDRHAVFGEVTDGMDVVSDIGSTDVDANDKPTDPITIDSVTLDDE
- a CDS encoding DUF5813 family protein yields the protein MADETLPEPVDAALAAHDAFEPTDDGYALTTTVFDARVTASAAEADRDGEFSVVATVPTLSAATVDEVARVVEDDWFETFDRRLADVFGVATTSTHDEPIVERDVPAGEVTVTLKYVSWDAAEGVADAKAMVEFVEGTYAQGLIPGYEYRGEAATLRTNAQQRGQEAVDDGGSPL
- the hutG gene encoding formimidoylglutamase, producing MAEATISNPPAWESSATDPNDETFGDVIESATLDAAGTPADVTTAGEFDAVLLGEPYDGAVIGRRGAREGPGAIREALAGVKTHHVDAGPVGRVGDLGDVAWPTDAVDLDEQADVAAVQALTESVTADLHATDALPVFLGGDNSLTVPNVAPLLESGSVGVLNFDAHLDVREPADGPSSGTPYRQLHDRGLDAYAVVGARHFETSTTYVEWLQGEGGAVVTAEAVGEDRDAALDRALRTVSGVDYLYVSVDLDVLDAPAAPGVSAPTPGGLTARELFACVREACADDRLAGFEVVECAPGLDDGDRTARAAARTVVHGLAGYGAGGEASV
- the hutH gene encoding histidine ammonia-lyase — encoded protein: MGEPTDRARRPTGDDPVRVDGETLTPADVERVARLGAPVELTDEAMANVQTARERIEDVVASGEPVYGVNTGFGELVDERIEPDELERLQHNLLRSHASGAGDELGREAVRAMLVTRLNALAKGHSGVRPILVDHLVTMLNEGIHPVVRSRGSLGASGDLAPLSHMALVLIGEGEAIVDRSDGATDGRDSGAATDRADEPMTGRRLPGDEALATAGLDPLSLAPKEGLALINGTQLTVGLAALLVVDAERVVEAADAAGALTTEVTMGSTVPSHPVLSEVRPHSGHRESAKRIRSLTADSEIVESHRNCDRVQDAYSLRCLPQVHGAVREAVAHLREAVAIELNSATDNPLVFDADDADPRASGTDRAAVLSGGNFHGEPLALRLDYITAALTELAAISERRVDRLLNPNLQEDHLPPFLATESGVESGYMIAQYTAASLVNENRSLGRAATDNTPVSGGQEDHVSMSAQAADHARTALANARHVVATELCAAAEAAEYVDDDLTHGVGTSVVYDLVRERVPPLDGDRPLTDDIEAAADVVADGTLTRELWSVVES